One stretch of Micromonospora echinospora DNA includes these proteins:
- a CDS encoding L,D-transpeptidase — protein MRAGQDEPIRGGSTPRVGRRRALAAGVLAAALALTSACTGGGGGKPSSWQGGGDGGEKAPKAAATISEPAADAKDVPASTAITFTTTEAQETTVEVKDSTGKAVEGTLAADGKSWLPAAALAYGQTYTATVTATGDDGKPATATSTFTTMAKPAKQVRVTSFLGDNQVVGVAMPLIVKFGRAIPEDYRDDVQRRMIVTAKPAQEGIWHWVSPTEVRYRPKTFWKPNSTVSYKVQAGGLPLGDGWYGRSDLTVDVKIGPSFVMTVDNRTKRMTVTRDGKVVKTIPVSLGKKSTPSSSGTMVVIEKLRHTVFDTMEELGPEEGYRTEIDYAQRLTWGGEFIHAAPWSEGVQGRTNVSHGCVNVSMKEGNWLFANTRIGDPITVKGTERKLQNGNGWTDWNMSWEEYVKGSALPYEPPAAETTPDADTTPDAGTPSVEPTP, from the coding sequence ATGCGAGCTGGCCAGGACGAACCGATCAGGGGCGGGAGCACCCCGCGCGTCGGCCGCCGCCGCGCGCTGGCGGCCGGGGTGCTCGCCGCCGCGTTGGCCCTGACCTCCGCCTGCACCGGCGGCGGTGGTGGCAAGCCGTCGAGCTGGCAGGGCGGTGGCGACGGTGGCGAGAAGGCCCCCAAGGCAGCCGCCACGATCAGCGAGCCCGCCGCCGACGCCAAGGACGTGCCCGCCTCCACCGCCATCACCTTCACCACGACCGAGGCGCAGGAGACCACCGTCGAGGTGAAGGACTCCACCGGCAAGGCCGTCGAGGGAACGCTCGCCGCGGACGGCAAGAGCTGGCTGCCGGCCGCCGCGCTGGCGTACGGGCAGACGTACACCGCGACCGTGACGGCGACCGGCGACGACGGCAAGCCCGCCACCGCCACCAGCACGTTCACCACAATGGCGAAGCCGGCCAAGCAGGTGCGGGTCACCAGCTTCCTCGGTGACAACCAGGTCGTCGGCGTGGCCATGCCGCTGATCGTGAAGTTCGGCCGGGCCATCCCGGAGGACTATCGCGACGACGTCCAGCGCCGGATGATCGTCACCGCCAAGCCCGCCCAGGAGGGCATCTGGCACTGGGTGAGCCCGACCGAGGTGCGCTACCGGCCCAAGACCTTCTGGAAGCCCAACAGCACCGTCAGCTACAAGGTGCAGGCGGGCGGGCTGCCGCTCGGCGACGGCTGGTACGGCCGGTCCGACCTCACCGTCGACGTCAAGATCGGCCCGTCGTTCGTGATGACTGTCGACAACCGCACCAAGCGGATGACTGTCACCCGCGACGGCAAGGTGGTCAAGACCATCCCGGTGAGCCTTGGCAAGAAGAGCACCCCCTCGTCCAGCGGCACCATGGTGGTGATCGAGAAGCTCCGGCACACGGTCTTCGACACCATGGAGGAACTGGGCCCGGAGGAGGGCTACCGCACCGAGATCGACTACGCCCAGCGGCTCACCTGGGGCGGCGAGTTCATCCACGCCGCACCCTGGTCGGAGGGCGTGCAGGGCCGGACGAACGTGTCGCACGGCTGCGTCAACGTCTCGATGAAGGAAGGCAACTGGCTGTTCGCCAACACCCGGATCGGCGACCCGATCACGGTCAAGGGAACCGAGCGCAAGCTCCAGAACGGCAACGGCTGGACGGACTGGAACATGAGCTGGGAGGAGTACGTCAAGGGCAGCGCCCTGCCGTACGAGCCGCCGGCCGCCGAAACCACCCCGGACGCCGACACCACGCCGGACGCCGGTACGCCCAGCGTCGAGCCCACCCCCTGA
- a CDS encoding MarR family transcriptional regulator, whose translation MAGGRELSPRRWRILSFLALHGWATTSDIAVVAGVPRLTAHRDLTGLHTMGLVGRERSAEDRAHAWWYRITGEGTELLDRDLVLSGRPVPLRLGQRDWGAAHYLLFLPLLAVSRQDPARCGLFQWLTTLDTSVWLRERGLANLRADGYGVWLQDGRCLRFLVHVDPGPVGEVIAERERSTLGLGAVLAGYRRTDPVLPVGVVLVIARDAEREANLLADLVSRPLRAPIAITTVDLLHHHRPHEQVWRIPAAGTARHRLIDIPPPSGAFPVDSKVVGPK comes from the coding sequence GTGGCCGGTGGTCGTGAGCTGTCGCCTCGGCGGTGGCGGATCCTGTCGTTCCTGGCATTGCACGGCTGGGCCACCACGAGCGACATCGCGGTGGTGGCGGGGGTGCCGCGGTTGACCGCACATCGGGACCTCACCGGGTTGCACACCATGGGCCTGGTGGGCCGGGAGCGGTCGGCGGAGGACCGGGCGCATGCCTGGTGGTACAGGATCACCGGGGAGGGGACCGAGCTGCTGGATCGTGATCTCGTCTTGTCGGGGCGGCCGGTGCCGTTGCGTCTGGGGCAGCGGGACTGGGGTGCGGCGCACTACCTGCTGTTCCTGCCGCTGCTCGCGGTGTCACGCCAGGATCCCGCCCGGTGTGGGCTGTTCCAGTGGTTGACTACTTTGGACACGTCGGTGTGGCTGCGGGAGCGTGGCTTGGCGAATCTGCGTGCTGACGGGTACGGCGTGTGGCTGCAGGACGGCCGGTGTCTGCGGTTCCTGGTGCACGTCGATCCCGGCCCGGTTGGTGAGGTGATCGCCGAACGGGAGCGGTCAACTCTCGGACTCGGTGCTGTTCTGGCTGGCTATCGGCGCACTGACCCGGTCTTGCCGGTCGGCGTGGTGCTGGTCATCGCTCGGGACGCGGAACGGGAGGCCAACCTGCTCGCTGATCTGGTGAGCCGGCCGCTGCGGGCGCCGATCGCGATTACCACCGTCGACCTGTTGCACCACCACCGGCCGCACGAGCAGGTGTGGCGGATCCCGGCGGCGGGCACCGCACGTCACC
- a CDS encoding L,D-transpeptidase, with the protein MGRFSRAGATVGVLVLTASLALTGCGGGDEGKKPAFEPGQQQVGGVSSSAPAEPSAAPSEGAAAAALTVSPADGAASRPVSTEISARIPGGGTVSKVVLATADGTNVAGRMRRDGSSWVPSAALKYGAKYTATVTGTGKDGQPYQGTSTFTTMAKPKSMIGSGLYMFSDKTYGVAMPVVAEFSPGIPKKDRAAVQKRMFVQTDPPQPGAWHWVDNGTQAYYRAPEYWKTGTTITVRLALAGIPLSNGRYGNIDRSATAKIGRAFEMTVDNATKQMTVSENGTVIRTLPVSLGKKGTPSSSGTMVVMEKKESTVFDTRSEPDPANRYVTEIDFAQRITWGGEYIHAAPWSEGVQGRRNVSHGCVNVSMANGRWLFGKTLVGDPITVKGTERRLAPGNGWTAWSMSWSQFVAGSALPVPQGGQPAPF; encoded by the coding sequence ATGGGCAGGTTCTCGCGGGCCGGGGCGACGGTGGGCGTCCTGGTCCTCACGGCGTCGCTGGCACTTACCGGGTGCGGCGGCGGCGACGAGGGGAAGAAGCCGGCGTTCGAGCCCGGCCAGCAGCAGGTCGGTGGCGTCTCGTCCTCGGCGCCCGCGGAGCCGAGCGCCGCCCCGAGCGAGGGCGCCGCCGCCGCGGCGCTGACGGTGAGCCCGGCCGACGGCGCGGCGAGCCGGCCGGTCAGCACCGAGATCAGCGCCCGCATCCCGGGCGGCGGCACCGTGTCGAAGGTGGTGCTCGCCACCGCCGACGGCACCAACGTCGCCGGACGGATGCGGCGGGACGGCTCCAGCTGGGTGCCGTCGGCCGCGCTGAAGTACGGCGCGAAGTACACCGCCACTGTCACCGGGACCGGCAAGGACGGCCAGCCGTACCAGGGCACCAGCACGTTCACCACGATGGCCAAGCCCAAGTCGATGATCGGCTCCGGCCTCTACATGTTCAGCGACAAGACGTACGGGGTGGCCATGCCGGTGGTCGCCGAGTTCTCCCCCGGCATCCCGAAGAAGGACCGGGCCGCGGTGCAGAAGCGGATGTTCGTGCAGACCGACCCGCCGCAGCCCGGCGCCTGGCACTGGGTCGACAACGGCACGCAGGCGTACTACCGCGCCCCGGAGTACTGGAAGACCGGCACCACGATCACGGTCCGGCTGGCGCTGGCCGGGATCCCGCTGAGCAACGGCCGGTACGGCAACATCGACCGCAGCGCCACCGCCAAGATCGGCCGCGCGTTCGAGATGACCGTGGACAACGCGACCAAGCAGATGACGGTCTCCGAGAACGGCACGGTGATCCGTACGCTGCCGGTCAGCCTGGGCAAGAAGGGCACCCCCTCCTCCAGCGGCACGATGGTGGTGATGGAGAAGAAGGAGTCCACCGTCTTCGACACCCGCAGCGAGCCGGACCCGGCCAACCGCTACGTCACCGAGATCGACTTCGCCCAGCGGATCACCTGGGGTGGCGAGTACATCCACGCCGCGCCCTGGTCCGAGGGCGTGCAGGGGCGCCGCAACGTCTCGCACGGCTGCGTGAACGTGTCGATGGCCAACGGCCGGTGGCTGTTCGGCAAGACGCTCGTGGGCGACCCGATCACGGTGAAGGGCACCGAACGCCGCCTGGCGCCGGGCAACGGCTGGACGGCCTGGAGCATGAGCTGGTCCCAGTTCGTCGCCGGCAGCGCGCTGCCGGTGCCGCAGGGCGGGCAGCCGGCGCCGTTCTGA